In a single window of the Etheostoma spectabile isolate EspeVRDwgs_2016 chromosome 3, UIUC_Espe_1.0, whole genome shotgun sequence genome:
- the LOC116680818 gene encoding murinoglobulin-1-like, with protein MGIMNSSLDVKKKDEPLSCDKEEDIFIQYTVVGEAQGFVDVMYLITDIHSLPVFSVPANSADFSTEQCFSHKVSLEFSPSSAVPGEETIMQVTTQPESLCGVSAVDQSVLIKEPGKTLDANKIFQLLPVKKISYIPYDVQDSVECLHVRPRRYVLPYPNGGGTTDAYTVFQNVGMKMATNLVIREPSCLKYKGREYHQGHGGVYGVGLRYHSVPTMARMEDIGPAPAGAVSSGMSSPDKPPIVTVRTFFPETWIWDLVEVGESGNTAVAHSTVPGHHQPLGDGGLLSVPSSLLPGAQHALLHHRGEHCE; from the exons ATGGGAATCATGAACAG CTCCCTGGACGTAAAGAAGAAGGATGAACCACTTTCCTGtgacaaagaagaagacatcTTTATCCAATACACTGTAGTTGGAGAGGCCCAGGGCTTTGTGGATGTGATGTATCTG ATAACTGACATCCACAGTTTACCTG TTTTCTCCGTCCCGGCGAACAGCGCTGACTTCTCTACTGAGCAATGCTTCAGTCACAAG GTGTCTCTGGAGTTTTCTCCGTCCTCGGCTGTCCCAGGAGAGGAGACCATCATGCAGGTTACCACCCAGCCAGAatctctgtgtggtgtgagcGCTGTTGACCAGAGCGTCCTCATCAAGGAGCCAGGGAAGACTCTGGATGCAAACAAG ATATTTCAATTGTTGCCGGTCAAAAAAATATCCTATATTCCATATGACGTTCAAGATAGTGTAGAATGTTTGCATGTAAGACCAAGAAGATATGTCTTGCCTTACCCCAATGGTGGTGGGACAACTGATGCTTATACAGTTTTCCAG AACGTAGGGATGAAGATGGCAACAAACCTGGTTATCCGAGAGCCTTCATGTCTGAAATACAAAGGAAGAGAATACCACCAGGGCCATGGTGGTGTTTATG gTGTTGGTTTAAGGTATCATTCAGTTCCTACCATGGCCAGAATGGAAGACATAGGCCCTGCACCTGCTGGTGCTGTGTCTTCTGGTATGTCATCTCCTGATAAACCACCAATAGTGACAGTCCGCACTTTCTTCCCTGAGACCTGGATATGGGACCTGGTGGAAGTTGG AGAGTCTGGAAACACGGCCGTCGCGCACTCCACTGTCCCCGGACACCATCAACCACTGGGAGACGGAGGGCTTTTGTCTGTCCCCTCAAG CCTTCTTCCTGGAGCTCAGCATGCCCTACTCCATCATCGGGGGGAGCACTGTGAATGA